The Gemella massiliensis genome contains a region encoding:
- a CDS encoding iron ABC transporter permease, with amino-acid sequence MLQIEFAKIFKRKFNYLFGIITLLIGSFLSYRLNSISQFFEISEIETIFNVIIKIILVLVIFIMGINYIYSYREDYKTKVVTLLEVRKVKSVRDFFAVFANLVYFFLYNVVVLLGVFSVLFLKKRDILVKIVQDLLTNGHLLAYIVQLFMLLLFANLIFLLALSLFNNTNLAISLSLLYFIGSGVLVKVLSERLSETYSNLLNNSIFNVFDKAFNSLDYNVTFEINTFLPLGLNIIGLVIVIFIIKIFKKVID; translated from the coding sequence ATGTTACAAATAGAATTTGCAAAAATATTTAAACGAAAATTTAATTATCTTTTCGGGATAATCACCTTACTTATTGGTTCTTTTTTAAGTTATAGATTAAATAGTATCTCCCAGTTTTTTGAAATATCTGAGATTGAAACAATCTTCAATGTGATTATTAAAATTATCTTGGTGCTTGTTATTTTTATAATGGGAATAAACTATATTTATTCATATCGTGAGGATTATAAAACAAAAGTTGTAACTTTATTAGAAGTTAGAAAAGTAAAATCCGTTAGAGATTTTTTCGCAGTGTTTGCTAATTTAGTATATTTTTTTCTTTATAACGTTGTCGTTTTATTAGGAGTTTTTTCTGTTCTTTTCTTAAAGAAAAGGGATATTCTGGTAAAAATAGTACAAGATTTATTGACAAATGGGCATTTATTAGCATATATTGTTCAACTATTTATGTTGTTATTATTTGCTAATTTGATATTTTTATTGGCACTTTCGTTGTTTAATAATACAAATTTGGCAATTTCATTATCATTATTATACTTTATAGGTTCAGGGGTTCTTGTAAAAGTTCTAAGTGAAAGATTGTCTGAAACTTATAGTAATCTTTTAAATAACAGTATTTTTAATGTTTTTGATAAGGCATTTAATAGCTTAGACTATAATGTGACTTTTGAAATAAATACTTTCTTACCATTAGGGTTAAATATAATAGGATTAGTAATAGTAATATTTATAATAAAAATTTTTAAAAAAGTAATAGATTAA
- a CDS encoding TerC family protein, protein MDSQVLVQYAIVLFSLIILEGLLSADNAIVLAIMVRHLPLKEQKHALMYGLAGALFFRIIAIFLITILAQYWEIQVIGGVYLIYMAISHIKEFFDKRKRPEEHHHEEKKPKKQSGFWLTVLKVELTDIAFAIDSILAAVAIAITLPHISETAIGGINLGQFLVMVIGGFIGVIIMRYAANIFIRVLEKKPGLEIAAFLIVAWVGIKLFVIAAAHPALALIPEHFPHSTLWTIIFWAVLLGLLIWGVLISDKFETKRI, encoded by the coding sequence ATGGATTCGCAGGTTTTAGTTCAATATGCAATTGTATTATTTAGTTTGATTATATTGGAAGGTTTGTTATCAGCTGATAATGCCATTGTTCTTGCGATAATGGTAAGGCATCTACCGCTAAAAGAACAAAAACATGCTTTAATGTACGGATTAGCTGGAGCGTTGTTTTTTAGGATAATTGCCATTTTTTTAATTACCATTTTAGCACAGTATTGGGAAATTCAGGTAATAGGTGGTGTGTATCTAATTTACATGGCTATTAGTCATATAAAGGAATTTTTTGATAAAAGAAAACGTCCGGAAGAACACCACCATGAAGAAAAAAAACCTAAAAAACAAAGTGGATTTTGGCTAACGGTACTAAAGGTTGAGTTAACGGATATCGCATTTGCTATTGACTCGATTTTAGCAGCAGTTGCCATAGCGATAACATTACCTCATATTTCCGAGACGGCAATAGGTGGAATTAATTTAGGGCAGTTTCTGGTAATGGTAATAGGTGGTTTTATTGGTGTTATTATTATGAGATATGCAGCTAATATTTTTATAAGGGTACTTGAAAAAAAACCGGGTTTAGAAATTGCAGCATTTCTTATTGTTGCGTGGGTAGGTATAAAACTATTTGTTATAGCAGCGGCTCATCCGGCATTAGCATTGATTCCTGAACATTTTCCTCATTCAACATTATGGACTATAATATTTTGGGCAGTATTATTAGGATTATTAATCTGGGGTGTATTAATATCGGATAAATTTGAAACAAAAAGAATTTAA
- a CDS encoding helix-turn-helix domain-containing protein, with the protein MYSIGERLKRLRIQKNLTQEELGERTDLTKGYISQVERDLASPSMETFFNILKVLGCAPKDFFDKESASQKVYYSLDDQTSYAETDEGYELKWLVPESNEKEMESLILTLESDSSYKTFDPSESETLCYVLRGKCKLMLGDDEFIAKANESFYFLATSEHRLSNPFDEKCEILIVATNSYL; encoded by the coding sequence ATGTATTCAATTGGTGAAAGATTAAAAAGACTCAGAATTCAAAAAAATCTAACACAAGAAGAACTTGGGGAACGAACTGATCTTACAAAAGGTTATATTTCTCAGGTAGAAAGAGATTTAGCATCGCCATCTATGGAAACTTTTTTTAACATATTAAAAGTATTAGGATGTGCACCGAAAGATTTTTTCGATAAAGAAAGTGCAAGTCAAAAAGTATATTACTCATTAGATGACCAAACTAGTTATGCAGAAACTGATGAGGGGTACGAGCTTAAATGGTTAGTGCCGGAATCTAATGAAAAAGAAATGGAATCTTTAATACTGACTTTAGAGAGTGATAGCAGTTATAAAACTTTCGATCCGTCAGAATCAGAAACGTTGTGTTATGTTTTGAGAGGAAAATGTAAATTAATGCTTGGTGATGATGAATTTATAGCTAAAGCGAATGAATCATTTTATTTTTTGGCTACATCAGAACATCGATTATCAAATCCGTTTGATGAAAAATGTGAAATTCTTATAGTAGCGACAAATTCATATTTATAA